Part of the Pseudodesulfovibrio hydrargyri genome is shown below.
GGCGCGGATGGTCTCGACGGCGGCCTGCGCCTCGTTGGAAGCGGTGCGCTTGGCCTGTTCGGTCAGGGCCTCGGCATCATGCTTCGCCTTCTCGATGATGGCGGTCTTGATGGCTTCGCCCTGGGCCCTGGCGTCGTCCAGGATCTGCTTCTTCTCCTGAGCCATGTTGGCGATGCTCGCCTCGACTTCCTTGAGCTTCTTCTCGGCGTCGATCTGGCGGCTCTGCAGGTCGTCCAGGTCCTGCTTGATGCCGTCGCGGCGTCCGACGAAGAAGTCCTTGATCTTGGAGCCCGCGGCC
Proteins encoded:
- a CDS encoding F0F1 ATP synthase subunit B family protein; translated protein: MKRTYLFFTVLLTALAISAVAFASEHGPHLEGWFLADYQLERYIFRLINLALFLGIIWWAAGSKIKDFFVGRRDGIKQDLDDLQSRQIDAEKKLKEVEASIANMAQEKKQILDDARAQGEAIKTAIIEKAKHDAEALTEQAKRTASNEAQAAVETIRAEMADMVVAAAEKIVAEKLSAADHDKLVDDYLTKVVLN